From Pseudomonas sp. G.S.17, the proteins below share one genomic window:
- the dadA gene encoding D-amino acid dehydrogenase — protein MRVLVLGSGVIGTTSAYYLARAGFEVTVVDRQPAAAMETSFANAGQVSPGYASPWAAPGVPLKAIKWLLERHAPLAIKATANIDQYLWMAQMLRNCTASRYAINKERMVRLSEYSRDCLDELRAETGIAYEGRTLGTTQLFRTQAQLDNAAKDIAVLEQSGVPYELLDRAGIARVEPALASVTDILAGALRLPNDQTGDCQLFTTRLAEMAVNLGVEFRFNQSIERIDFAGSRVNGVWIDGKLETADRYVLALGSYSPQLLKPLGIKAPVYPLKGYSLTVPITNPAMAPTSTILDETYKVAITRFDNRIRVGGMAEIAGFDLSLNPRRRETLEMIVGDLYPQGGDLTQASFWTGLRPTTPDGTPIVGATPFSNLFLNTGHGTLGWTMACGSGRLLADLISRKTPQISAEGLNIYRYGSTKEIAQHVNPAPAH, from the coding sequence ATGCGCGTTCTGGTCCTTGGTAGTGGTGTGATCGGTACGACAAGTGCCTATTATCTGGCGCGTGCAGGTTTCGAGGTTACGGTTGTCGACCGTCAGCCTGCTGCAGCCATGGAAACCAGTTTCGCCAACGCCGGCCAGGTTTCGCCGGGGTATGCGTCGCCATGGGCAGCGCCTGGCGTGCCGCTCAAGGCCATCAAATGGCTGCTGGAACGCCACGCGCCTTTGGCGATCAAGGCCACGGCCAACATCGATCAGTACCTGTGGATGGCGCAAATGCTGCGCAATTGCACAGCCAGTCGTTATGCGATCAATAAAGAGCGCATGGTTCGCCTGTCCGAATACAGCCGCGATTGCCTTGATGAGCTGCGCGCCGAAACCGGCATCGCCTACGAAGGCCGCACGCTGGGCACCACCCAGTTGTTCCGCACCCAGGCGCAACTGGATAACGCCGCCAAGGACATTGCCGTACTCGAACAGTCCGGCGTGCCGTACGAGCTGCTCGACCGAGCCGGCATCGCCCGGGTTGAACCGGCATTGGCCAGCGTCACCGATATTCTCGCCGGCGCGTTGCGTCTGCCTAACGACCAGACCGGCGACTGCCAGCTGTTCACCACGCGTCTCGCCGAGATGGCGGTGAACCTGGGCGTCGAATTCCGCTTCAATCAATCCATCGAACGCATCGATTTTGCCGGTAGCCGCGTCAATGGCGTGTGGATCGACGGCAAACTGGAAACCGCTGATCGCTACGTGCTGGCGCTGGGCAGTTACTCGCCGCAGTTGCTCAAGCCGTTGGGCATCAAGGCGCCGGTTTACCCGCTCAAGGGTTACTCGCTGACCGTGCCGATCACCAATCCGGCCATGGCCCCGACTTCGACGATTCTCGACGAGACCTACAAGGTCGCGATCACCCGCTTCGACAACCGCATCCGCGTCGGCGGCATGGCGGAAATCGCCGGTTTCGATCTGTCGCTCAATCCTCGTCGGCGCGAAACGCTGGAGATGATCGTTGGCGACCTCTATCCTCAGGGCGGTGATCTGACCCAGGCCAGTTTCTGGACGGGCTTGCGTCCAACCACGCCAGACGGCACGCCGATTGTCGGCGCCACGCCGTTCAGCAACCTGTTTCTCAATACCGGCCACGGCACGCTGGGCTGGACGATGGCCTGCGGTTCGGGCCGTTTGCTGGCCGATCTGATTTCGCGCAAAACGCCGCAGATCAGCGCCGAAGGCCTGAATATCTATCGCTATGGCAGTACCAAGGAGATCGCCCAACATGTCAATCCAGCGCCAGCTCACTAA
- a CDS encoding RidA family protein, producing the protein MSIQRQLTNERMSQVVVNNGTVYLSGQVGDDLTAGIEQQTRETLNSIERLLDLAGTDKSRILSVTIYLKDIDAHFAGMNSVWDTWLPKGVAPARATVEAKLCEPEILVELSVIAALP; encoded by the coding sequence ATGTCAATCCAGCGCCAGCTCACTAACGAGCGCATGAGCCAGGTCGTGGTCAACAACGGCACCGTGTATCTGTCCGGTCAAGTGGGCGACGACCTGACTGCCGGGATCGAGCAGCAGACCCGCGAGACGCTCAACAGCATCGAACGCTTGCTGGATCTGGCCGGCACCGACAAAAGCCGCATCCTGTCGGTGACGATTTACCTGAAAGACATCGACGCCCACTTCGCAGGCATGAACAGCGTCTGGGACACCTGGCTGCCAAAAGGCGTCGCGCCAGCACGTGCCACGGTTGAAGCCAAACTCTGCGAGCCGGAAATTCTCGTGGAGTTGTCCGTGATTGCCGCGTTGCCGTAA
- the alr gene encoding alanine racemase, which yields MRPARALIDLQALRHNYKLARQATGAKALAVIKADAYGHGAVQVALALEAEANGFAVACIEEALELREAGIRAPILLLEGFFEADELALIVEHDFWCVVHSLWQLEAIEQANLRKPIIVWLKLDSGMHRVGLHPKDFRAGYQRLLASGKVAKIVLMSHFARADELDNPCSQDQLAVFDAARQGLAAEISLRNSPAVLGWPNMPSDWIRPGIMLYGATPFDQPQVLADQLQPVMTLESKVICVRELPAGEPVGYGAAFVTERASRVGVVAMGYADGYPREAPTGTPVWIDGQPSQLLGRVSMDMLCVDLTHLPQAGLGSRVELWGKNVLASDVAARAGTIPYRIFCNLRRVPRLYSGA from the coding sequence ATGCGTCCAGCTCGCGCCTTAATTGATCTTCAAGCCCTGCGTCACAACTACAAGCTCGCCCGCCAGGCCACGGGAGCCAAGGCGCTCGCGGTGATCAAGGCCGATGCTTATGGTCATGGCGCCGTACAAGTCGCCCTGGCCCTGGAAGCCGAAGCCAACGGTTTCGCCGTGGCCTGTATCGAAGAAGCGCTGGAATTGCGTGAAGCGGGGATTCGTGCGCCGATCCTGCTGCTGGAAGGCTTTTTCGAAGCCGATGAACTGGCGCTGATCGTCGAGCATGATTTCTGGTGTGTGGTGCATTCGTTGTGGCAGCTGGAAGCCATCGAACAGGCCAACTTGCGCAAGCCGATCATCGTCTGGCTCAAGCTGGATTCGGGCATGCACCGCGTTGGCCTGCACCCCAAGGACTTCCGGGCCGGTTATCAGCGCCTGCTGGCCAGCGGCAAAGTGGCAAAGATCGTCCTGATGAGTCACTTCGCCCGCGCCGACGAACTGGACAATCCGTGCAGTCAGGACCAGTTGGCGGTGTTCGACGCCGCACGCCAGGGTTTGGCAGCCGAGATCAGCCTGCGCAATTCACCGGCCGTGCTTGGCTGGCCGAATATGCCCAGCGACTGGATTCGCCCCGGCATCATGCTCTACGGCGCGACGCCCTTCGATCAGCCGCAGGTGCTGGCCGATCAGTTGCAGCCGGTCATGACCCTGGAATCGAAAGTGATCTGCGTGCGTGAGTTGCCTGCCGGTGAACCGGTCGGTTACGGCGCGGCGTTTGTTACCGAGCGCGCCAGTCGGGTCGGCGTGGTCGCCATGGGTTATGCCGACGGCTATCCACGCGAGGCACCCACCGGTACGCCGGTCTGGATTGACGGCCAGCCGAGCCAGCTGTTGGGTCGGGTGTCCATGGACATGTTGTGCGTCGATCTGACCCATTTGCCGCAAGCCGGGCTGGGCAGTCGCGTCGAGCTGTGGGGCAAGAACGTTTTGGCCAGTGATGTCGCGGCCCGCGCCGGAACCATCCCCTATCGAATTTTCTGCAACTTGCGCAGGGTGCCACGGCTCTATTCCGGGGCCTGA
- a CDS encoding cupin domain-containing protein, which translates to MDVGERLQSIRKLKGLSQRELAKRAGVTNSTISMIEKNSVSPSISSLRKVLGGIPMSMVEFFSEELEQENPTQVVYKASELIDISDGAVTMKLVGKAHPSRSIAFLNEIYPPGADTGIEMLVHEGEETGILVEGRLELVVGLDTYILEAGDSYYFESTKPHRFRNPFDVPARLISAATPANF; encoded by the coding sequence TTGGACGTCGGTGAACGACTGCAATCCATTCGTAAACTCAAGGGCCTGTCCCAGCGCGAACTCGCCAAGCGAGCCGGCGTGACCAACAGCACTATTTCCATGATCGAAAAAAACAGCGTAAGCCCATCGATCAGCTCCCTGCGAAAAGTGCTCGGCGGTATTCCGATGTCCATGGTGGAGTTCTTCTCTGAAGAGCTTGAGCAAGAAAATCCGACGCAAGTGGTTTACAAGGCCAGCGAGCTGATCGATATCTCGGACGGCGCAGTCACCATGAAACTGGTGGGCAAGGCGCATCCGAGCCGCTCAATCGCGTTTCTGAACGAGATTTATCCGCCGGGTGCAGATACCGGCATCGAGATGCTGGTTCATGAAGGTGAAGAAACCGGCATCCTCGTCGAAGGACGACTGGAACTGGTGGTCGGCCTGGATACGTATATTCTCGAAGCAGGCGACAGCTATTATTTCGAGAGCACCAAGCCGCATCGTTTCCGCAACCCGTTTGATGTTCCGGCGCGACTAATCAGCGCAGCTACACCGGCCAATTTCTAA
- a CDS encoding YkgJ family cysteine cluster protein: MSCNSQKIRSLRQQIPSFECVPGCHDCCGPVTTSPEEMSRLPRKTAAEQEAAMDELDCVHLGPNGCTVYEERPLICRLFGTTPTLPCPNGRGPVELIHPRVEKQIHAYMASTRQVLV; this comes from the coding sequence ATGAGCTGCAACAGTCAGAAAATTCGCTCGCTGCGCCAGCAGATTCCGTCTTTCGAGTGCGTTCCTGGCTGCCACGACTGCTGCGGGCCGGTGACGACGTCGCCGGAAGAAATGTCCCGCTTGCCGCGCAAGACGGCAGCCGAGCAGGAAGCGGCCATGGATGAACTCGACTGCGTGCATCTAGGCCCCAACGGCTGCACTGTGTACGAGGAACGCCCGTTGATCTGTCGCCTGTTCGGCACCACCCCGACGCTGCCATGCCCCAACGGCCGCGGCCCCGTGGAGCTGATCCATCCACGGGTCGAGAAGCAGATTCACGCGTATATGGCGTCGACGCGGCAGGTGTTGGTGTAA
- a CDS encoding Lrp/AsnC ligand binding domain-containing protein: MRTEHQSKRELDKIDRNILRILQADGRISFTELGERVGLSTTPCTERVRRLEREGIIMGYNARLNPQALKASLLVFVEISLDYKSGDTFEEFRRAVLKLPHVLECHLVSGDFDYLVKARISEMASYRKLLGDILLKLPHVRESKSYIVMEEVKESLNLPIAE; encoded by the coding sequence TTGCGTACAGAACATCAGTCAAAACGTGAGCTGGACAAGATCGATCGCAACATTCTGCGCATCCTTCAAGCCGACGGCCGAATTTCGTTCACCGAGCTGGGCGAGCGCGTCGGGTTGTCCACCACGCCGTGCACGGAGCGGGTCCGCAGGCTGGAACGTGAAGGCATCATCATGGGCTACAACGCCCGGCTCAACCCGCAGGCGCTCAAAGCCAGCCTGCTGGTTTTCGTCGAGATCAGCCTGGATTACAAATCCGGCGACACCTTCGAAGAATTCCGCCGCGCCGTGCTGAAACTTCCCCATGTGCTGGAATGCCATCTGGTGTCAGGCGACTTCGATTATCTGGTCAAGGCGCGCATTTCGGAGATGGCGTCCTATCGCAAACTGCTCGGCGACATCCTCCTCAAACTCCCGCATGTGCGCGAATCCAAGAGCTACATCGTGATGGAAGAGGTGAAGGAGAGTTTGAATTTGCCGATTGCGGAGTGA
- a CDS encoding aminopeptidase — protein MPSITLPRLGRSLPLVALVLLGGCSSVNYYDQLVSGQLQLLRARQPVTEVIADPTRSPRLRQMLEHSQEARTFASRQLHLPDNRSYRLYADLGRPYVVWNVFATGEFSLEPITHCFPIAGCVAYRGYYSVGGARGAAALQRQAGQDVYVSGVEAYSTLGWFDDPILSSMLGWGDERLATLIFHELAHQQFYVKDDSEFNESFASFVEQEGTRQWRAARGLPAERLSQSKQRDQFTRLVLDTRERLKRLYSQPLNAERMREGKAAEFETLRNNYRASRDTQWAGDKRYDAWINAPLNNAKLLPFGLYDQWVPAFAALFKQVDGDWAAFYAAVERLGGLPMAERKTALRGLSRTD, from the coding sequence ATGCCAAGTATTACCCTTCCCCGCCTGGGGCGCAGCTTGCCATTAGTGGCGCTTGTGTTGCTCGGCGGCTGTTCCAGCGTCAACTATTACGACCAGCTGGTGAGCGGTCAGTTGCAGCTCTTGCGCGCCAGGCAGCCGGTGACCGAAGTCATCGCCGACCCGACGCGCAGCCCGCGCCTGCGCCAGATGCTGGAGCATTCGCAGGAAGCCCGGACCTTCGCCAGCCGTCAGTTGCACCTGCCGGATAATCGCAGCTATCGCCTCTATGCCGATCTGGGCCGCCCGTATGTGGTCTGGAATGTGTTCGCCACGGGTGAGTTCTCGCTGGAACCGATCACCCACTGTTTCCCGATTGCCGGATGTGTGGCGTATCGCGGCTATTACAGCGTCGGCGGCGCCCGAGGCGCGGCGGCGTTGCAGCGCCAGGCCGGGCAGGATGTGTATGTCAGCGGTGTCGAGGCTTACTCGACCCTGGGCTGGTTTGACGATCCGATCCTCAGCTCAATGCTGGGCTGGGGCGATGAGCGTCTGGCGACCTTGATCTTCCACGAGCTGGCGCACCAGCAGTTCTACGTGAAGGACGACAGCGAGTTCAATGAGTCTTTCGCCAGCTTTGTCGAGCAGGAAGGCACTCGCCAATGGCGCGCCGCACGAGGCTTGCCCGCCGAGCGTCTGTCGCAATCCAAGCAGCGCGATCAATTCACGCGGTTGGTGCTCGACACGCGGGAACGCCTCAAGCGGCTCTACAGCCAACCCTTGAATGCTGAGCGGATGCGCGAAGGCAAAGCGGCGGAATTCGAGACGCTGCGCAACAACTACCGCGCATCGCGCGATACCCAGTGGGCTGGCGACAAGCGCTATGACGCGTGGATCAACGCACCGCTGAACAACGCCAAACTGCTGCCCTTCGGACTCTACGACCAATGGGTGCCGGCGTTTGCAGCGCTGTTCAAACAGGTCGATGGGGATTGGGCGGCGTTTTACGCAGCGGTGGAGCGGTTGGGGGGATTGCCGATGGCGGAGCGCAAGACAGCACTTCGCGGGCTATCCCGGACTGACTGA
- a CDS encoding c-type cytochrome, which yields MNLTNKILAVAATLTFWAFTAQAATNDEIAKRLEPVGQVCVQGKECAGMEVVAAAGGAGGAKSPDDVIAKHCNACHGTGLLNSPKIGDADAWGTRAKEQGGLDGLLAKAITGIGAMPPKGTCADCSDAELKGAIQKMSGLK from the coding sequence GTGAACCTAACTAATAAGATTCTGGCAGTTGCTGCTACGTTGACTTTTTGGGCGTTCACCGCTCAGGCAGCAACCAATGACGAAATCGCTAAACGGCTGGAGCCGGTGGGCCAGGTTTGCGTTCAGGGCAAGGAATGCGCAGGGATGGAAGTCGTTGCGGCGGCGGGTGGCGCCGGTGGTGCCAAGTCGCCGGATGACGTTATCGCCAAGCACTGCAATGCATGTCACGGCACCGGCCTGCTGAACTCTCCGAAAATCGGTGATGCTGACGCCTGGGGAACCCGTGCAAAAGAGCAAGGCGGTTTGGACGGCCTGCTGGCCAAGGCCATCACCGGCATCGGTGCCATGCCGCCGAAAGGCACCTGTGCCGACTGCTCGGACGCCGAACTAAAAGGCGCCATCCAGAAGATGTCCGGGCTGAAATAA